In Capsicum annuum cultivar UCD-10X-F1 chromosome 7, UCD10Xv1.1, whole genome shotgun sequence, one genomic interval encodes:
- the LOC107877869 gene encoding nuclear nucleic acid-binding protein C1D: MERVTEKECGSSTSSSKSSKPIPDSVMEAVKRTSKNIDDLSSNVDELLSLYGADAFPEMGPLQQAQSLILLAKATTTLFALRLRCKGINPDEHPVKLEFERLSLYQEKLQGLMDLNKAPLRPSARINPQAATRFIEHSLPDLTPEQRKNMIEISKGDGPRIKCVERIVHKKRKYPEQQSVRTATQEFLEKAARELLGENQSGFKGPLQLPEVDGEDVPMS; encoded by the exons ATGGAAAGAGTAACAGAGAAAGAGTGTGGTAGCAGTACTAGTAGTAGTAAGAGCAGTAAGCCAATTCCAGATTCAGTAATGGAAGCAGTGAAGAGAACATCGAAGAACATTGATGATTTGAGTAGTAATGTAGATGAATTGTTGTCTCTTTATGGTGCTGATGCTTTTCCTGAGATGGGTCCTCTTCAACAGGCCCAATCTTTGATTTTGCTTGCTAAAGCGACTACTACTCTATTTGCAT TGAGGCTTAGATGTAAGGGGATCAACCCAGATGAACATCCTGTCAAATTAGAGTTT GAACGTCTCAGCTTGTACCAAGAGAAACTGCAGGGATTGATGGACTTGAATAAAG CGCCATTGCGACCATCAGCTAGGATAAATCCACAAGCTGCAACTCGATTTATCGAGCATTCGTTGCCTGATCTTACACCTG AGCAGAGAAAAAACATGATAGAAATCAGTAAAGGTGATGGGCCTAGGATTAAGTGTGTGGAAAGAATTGTTCATAAGAAGAGGAAGTATCCTGAGCAGCAATCTGTTCGAACTGCTACCCAGGAGTTTCTTGAGAAAGCTGCCCGTGAGCTTCTTGGTGAAAACCAGAGTGGTTTTAAGGGACCTTTACAGCTGCCTGAGGTTGATGGTGAAGACGTACCTATGAGCTGA